Proteins from one Lacrimispora sphenoides genomic window:
- a CDS encoding nucleotidyltransferase, which yields MKNKSSLAVGIIAEYNPFHDGHAYHIRKAKEISHADYCIVAMSGDFVQRGAPAIYDKYTRTAMALSCGADLVIELPSVFASSSAEDFAASGIALLNNLGVVGSVCFGSECGNVEKLTGIASILATEPPVYTKELRRELKKGATFPQARNLALISCGILNEDEASILASPNNILGIEYCKALYRQKSPMTPVTISRKGYGYHDTSLASEGFSSATGIRKAIYENPDILMQAESSLIQVPDSVKQMMSQSFPVFIDDFSALLNTTLLKLDCEDIPYKKYADVSEELAARLLRQLPDFLPFEEKINLLKTRQYTYTRISRALLHIALGITAHQVVLGRNAGYAPYARVLGFKKTSAGLMGEIKKRGSIPLITKTADARLILSGAAWSMLRQDFYCSHIYQTIVQDKYRIKMKNEFTHSVVIL from the coding sequence ATGAAAAACAAAAGTTCTCTAGCCGTTGGTATTATCGCTGAATACAATCCTTTCCACGATGGACATGCTTACCATATCAGGAAAGCCAAGGAAATCTCTCATGCAGACTATTGCATCGTGGCTATGAGCGGGGATTTTGTCCAAAGAGGAGCTCCTGCCATCTATGATAAATATACAAGGACAGCCATGGCATTGTCTTGCGGAGCCGACTTGGTAATCGAGCTTCCGTCTGTCTTTGCTTCCAGCAGTGCAGAGGATTTTGCGGCAAGTGGGATCGCCCTTCTTAACAATCTGGGAGTGGTTGGCAGCGTCTGCTTTGGAAGCGAATGCGGTAATGTGGAAAAACTTACCGGTATTGCTTCTATTTTAGCCACAGAACCCCCTGTTTATACGAAAGAGCTGCGCAGAGAGCTGAAAAAGGGGGCCACCTTTCCCCAGGCCAGAAATCTGGCCCTTATTTCCTGTGGAATCTTAAATGAGGATGAGGCTTCCATTCTGGCCTCCCCAAATAACATCCTGGGAATCGAATATTGCAAGGCTCTTTACAGGCAGAAAAGCCCAATGACTCCAGTTACAATATCCAGAAAAGGATATGGGTATCACGATACCAGTCTTGCCTCCGAAGGTTTCAGTTCTGCAACCGGAATCAGGAAAGCCATTTATGAAAATCCGGATATCCTGATGCAGGCGGAGTCTTCCCTGATACAGGTGCCGGATTCAGTAAAACAGATGATGTCCCAGAGCTTTCCTGTGTTTATTGACGATTTCAGCGCCTTATTAAATACAACCCTGCTTAAATTGGATTGCGAAGATATTCCCTATAAGAAGTATGCCGACGTTTCTGAAGAACTGGCAGCCAGACTCTTAAGGCAGCTTCCGGATTTCCTACCTTTTGAGGAAAAAATCAACCTCTTAAAAACAAGGCAATATACTTATACACGGATCAGCCGGGCGCTTCTTCATATCGCCCTTGGAATCACTGCCCATCAGGTTGTTTTAGGCCGGAACGCCGGTTACGCCCCATATGCCCGGGTTTTAGGCTTTAAAAAAACTTCCGCAGGTCTTATGGGAGAAATAAAAAAGAGAGGGAGCATCCCTCTCATCACAAAAACTGCCGATGCAAGACTCATTCTTTCCGGAGCAGCCTGGTCCATGCTCCGCCAGGATTTTTACTGCTCCCACATTTATCAGACCATTGTGCAGGACAAATATCGCATAAAAATGAAAAATGAGTTCACTCATTCCGTCGTCATCCTATGA
- a CDS encoding histidine phosphatase family protein codes for MNIYLIRHGRQNSKLCNIDVDLSEEGRRQSALVGERLASIGIEAVYSSHLIRAVETAREANRYWNAKHIIRQELREISFGDMEGMADEEIAAKYGDFQKEQARLEQDLPYPGGECAGDVMKRAIPVLEEIVASGYQNVAVVTHGGVIRSVTSALLHMEPKYYRLLGNSLENCSITEVHWNEKTGRFLMERFNDYAHLEPYPELLRASWVDAEN; via the coding sequence ATGAATATCTATTTGATTCGCCATGGACGGCAAAACAGCAAACTCTGTAATATCGATGTAGATCTATCTGAAGAAGGCCGACGTCAGTCGGCCTTAGTCGGGGAACGGCTTGCCTCCATAGGCATTGAAGCGGTATATTCCAGCCATTTGATCCGGGCGGTGGAAACCGCCAGGGAAGCAAACCGGTACTGGAATGCAAAGCACATCATAAGACAGGAGCTTAGAGAGATTTCCTTTGGAGATATGGAAGGCATGGCGGATGAGGAGATAGCGGCAAAATACGGGGATTTTCAGAAAGAACAGGCACGGCTGGAACAGGATTTGCCCTACCCCGGAGGCGAGTGTGCCGGGGATGTGATGAAACGGGCCATCCCTGTCCTTGAAGAAATAGTCGCAAGCGGTTACCAGAATGTAGCCGTTGTGACTCACGGAGGCGTGATCCGCTCCGTGACATCTGCACTGCTTCATATGGAACCGAAATATTATCGTCTCCTTGGAAATTCCCTTGAGAACTGCAGTATTACAGAAGTGCACTGGAACGAAAAAACAGGGCGTTTTTTAATGGAACGTTTTAATGATTATGCGCATCTTGAACCTTACCCGGAGCTTTTGCGGGCAAGCTGGGTGGATGCAGAAAACTGA
- the pduL gene encoding PduL/EutD family phosphate acyltransferase: MNFIVETSARHVHLTQEHLEILFGNGYELTKKKSLSQPGQYACEERVTVVGSKGEFKGISILGPVRKATQIELSATDARSIGIVAPLRESGDVAGSGACKIVGPAGEIEITEGVIVAKRHIHATPAEAEKLGVKDGEVVSVKIDTDGRSLIFGDVVVRVNENYALAMHIDTDESNAASCGREQYGEIIK; this comes from the coding sequence ATGAATTTTATCGTTGAAACATCAGCTCGACATGTACATCTAACTCAGGAACATCTTGAGATTTTATTTGGAAACGGCTATGAGTTAACAAAGAAAAAATCTTTATCCCAGCCAGGCCAGTATGCCTGTGAGGAGAGAGTAACTGTTGTTGGTTCCAAGGGCGAGTTTAAAGGAATTTCCATTTTAGGCCCGGTTAGAAAAGCGACTCAGATAGAGCTTTCCGCAACCGATGCCCGTTCCATTGGAATTGTTGCGCCTTTAAGAGAATCCGGCGACGTTGCCGGCAGCGGTGCATGCAAGATCGTAGGACCTGCTGGTGAAATTGAGATAACAGAGGGCGTGATCGTTGCAAAACGTCATATCCATGCAACTCCTGCAGAAGCAGAAAAGCTTGGTGTTAAAGATGGTGAAGTTGTTTCTGTGAAAATAGACACAGACGGTAGAAGCCTTATTTTCGGAGATGTGGTTGTGCGTGTAAATGAAAATTATGCTTTAGCTATGCACATTGACACAGACGAATCCAACGCAGCAAGCTGTGGCAGAGAACAGTACGGCGAAATTATTAAATAA
- a CDS encoding phenylpyruvate tautomerase MIF-related protein, producing the protein MPFINSKVNVALSEEEKAALKTKLGQAISLIPGKSESWLMVGFEDNCSLYFKGNNNTKLAFVEVKIFGHASERDYDRLTAEICKIYKDVLSIAQDKIYVKYEEVDHWGWNGGNF; encoded by the coding sequence GTGCCTTTCATCAACTCGAAAGTAAATGTCGCATTATCAGAAGAGGAAAAAGCAGCACTAAAAACAAAGCTTGGACAGGCCATCAGCCTCATTCCCGGTAAATCGGAAAGCTGGCTTATGGTTGGCTTTGAAGATAACTGTTCCCTTTACTTTAAAGGAAATAATAATACAAAGCTAGCTTTTGTGGAAGTAAAGATTTTTGGTCATGCATCAGAACGGGATTACGACAGGCTGACCGCTGAGATCTGTAAAATCTATAAAGATGTGCTATCCATCGCCCAGGATAAAATTTATGTGAAATATGAAGAAGTGGATCACTGGGGTTGGAACGGAGGAAACTTTTAG
- a CDS encoding NUDIX hydrolase, protein MELWDVYDENRVATGKTHVRGVPLGTGEYHLVSDIWLVNGNQEILLTKRHPDKPYGLMWECSGGSVLAGETSIEGALRELSEEVGIRAEKEQLILIHAIRLKERFVDTYITRQKVTINDITIQQEEVVDAKFVTFEQLLEMWKQGIVVPKSRFLLYKDRIREFIQPPS, encoded by the coding sequence ATGGAGCTTTGGGATGTTTATGATGAAAACCGGGTGGCCACTGGAAAAACCCATGTCCGCGGAGTACCGCTTGGTACAGGAGAATATCACCTTGTGTCGGATATCTGGCTTGTAAATGGAAATCAGGAGATTTTGCTCACCAAAAGGCATCCGGATAAGCCTTACGGTCTTATGTGGGAATGCTCCGGGGGCTCTGTTCTTGCGGGAGAAACCAGCATAGAAGGAGCCCTTCGGGAACTTTCTGAAGAAGTTGGGATCCGGGCGGAAAAAGAGCAGCTCATCCTGATTCATGCAATCCGTCTGAAAGAGCGGTTTGTGGACACTTATATCACCAGACAAAAGGTTACCATAAATGACATAACCATTCAGCAGGAAGAAGTGGTAGATGCGAAGTTTGTTACGTTTGAACAGCTCCTTGAAATGTGGAAACAGGGAATCGTAGTTCCTAAATCCCGGTTTCTTCTATATAAAGATAGGATCAGGGAATTCATTCAGCCGCCATCATAG
- a CDS encoding class I SAM-dependent methyltransferase, producing MEEKEKEHLIQIGREFLDENLLRIVISNPSDKQGVSKVKVRPLLLKGSLIFQAEELVGNQAFHKNYSAGECISYIVDLLDGTLRQMELESRKGQVRVLMSKKGSPSIKIKRQQKIAAPSPVLQHNRQKSYILKEGTPVPFLVDLGVMTAEGKVIASRYDKFRQINRFLEFIEDILPRLDKSRENVIIDFGCGKSYLTFAMYYYLHELKGYLIRVIGLDLKQTVIDDCNRLGERYGYDKLKFYHGDIASYEGVDHVDMVVTLHACDTATDYALAKAVRWGASVILSVPCCQHELNKTMHQELMAPVFQYGLIQERMAALYTDALRAEILENQGYRTQILEFIDMEHTPKNILIRGVKQGEKKDNRREIQEIMEFLHGKLTLADLLIEEDKN from the coding sequence ATGGAAGAAAAGGAAAAAGAACATTTAATTCAGATTGGAAGAGAGTTTCTTGATGAAAATCTGCTTCGGATCGTAATCAGCAATCCATCAGATAAGCAGGGCGTTTCCAAAGTAAAGGTACGCCCGCTTTTGCTAAAAGGGAGCCTGATTTTTCAAGCGGAAGAGCTGGTAGGAAACCAGGCTTTTCATAAGAATTATTCTGCAGGAGAATGCATCTCTTATATCGTTGATCTGCTGGATGGAACGCTTCGTCAGATGGAACTGGAATCCAGGAAAGGTCAGGTCAGAGTGCTGATGAGCAAGAAAGGAAGCCCAAGCATCAAGATAAAGCGGCAGCAAAAGATTGCGGCTCCTTCCCCGGTCCTTCAGCATAACAGACAGAAAAGTTATATATTAAAAGAAGGCACACCAGTCCCCTTTCTGGTGGATCTGGGAGTCATGACGGCGGAAGGAAAAGTCATTGCTTCCAGATATGATAAGTTTCGCCAGATCAACAGGTTCTTAGAATTTATTGAGGATATCCTACCCAGGCTTGATAAGAGCAGAGAGAATGTGATCATTGATTTTGGCTGCGGGAAATCCTATCTGACCTTTGCCATGTATTACTATCTTCATGAGCTGAAAGGGTATTTGATCCGTGTCATCGGGCTTGATTTAAAGCAGACGGTCATTGATGACTGTAACCGCCTGGGAGAGCGGTATGGATATGATAAGTTAAAATTTTATCATGGAGATATCGCTTCCTACGAGGGAGTGGACCATGTGGATATGGTAGTAACTCTTCATGCCTGTGATACCGCTACAGACTATGCCTTGGCAAAGGCAGTCCGCTGGGGAGCCTCTGTCATTTTATCAGTTCCCTGCTGTCAGCATGAGCTGAATAAAACCATGCATCAGGAGCTTATGGCTCCCGTATTTCAATATGGTCTGATCCAGGAACGGATGGCAGCTCTATATACGGATGCACTTAGGGCAGAAATTCTGGAAAACCAGGGATACCGGACTCAAATTCTGGAATTCATCGACATGGAGCATACACCGAAAAATATTTTGATTCGCGGAGTAAAACAGGGCGAAAAGAAAGATAACCGAAGGGAGATCCAGGAAATCATGGAATTTCTCCACGGGAAACTGACTCTTGCTGACCTGCTTATAGAAGAGGATAAGAATTAG